From one Brachypodium distachyon strain Bd21 chromosome 4, Brachypodium_distachyon_v3.0, whole genome shotgun sequence genomic stretch:
- the LOC112268690 gene encoding MAP7 domain-containing protein 1-like, which yields MADKINLPGFEVGPPEEKRNWSFDPKETNQEVKEIHAAILELKEEGMMVDDLFALQGDEDGKSPDKCFVAPRLTIDHEDPDSEDFMPIFHAGPRTDSGERAAEASEPAAAAAPVREKRAVAKCPAEKDLSQNVKRKKIAARGPKPKPLIDGEALTATQSRTCIASEIPAAPTSRAEVSNPATGENETAADPTTPAREVGPSADATVVGQTETPQTETPAAGVLATEAATEAAPTSAVVETPTELPVLETPQQPAAGPQGPQGPQPTPTPPPPPSRPVDARPAAARAKKAKGLAATAELAAQGSAAPRPSGRPQEMPLRTTSGHSWASLGQSVMDWNSADHYEFCMNKRTAAFKTLLTKYKKLETEHKALKAKRESQAGDNAQVAELLKRFAEVQDEKTRLAEQHREEITRLQAQIAAQAEAHKTEVSQLTSALSSQADEKIRLESEVKKGKDLAAQLETRATAVELEDAEKTALFKVVRHELIKIDNMLTKFFPTSLEHAQETVKVARRKRDPAAAAGEPFEERAYSFIQYADVHMFVEGPTSETDAEMTDGEEEEAAAEEDAVESASTGNVAPSSGTNPSVSS from the exons ATGGCCGACAAGATCAATCTGCCGGGATTCGAAGTCGGCCCCccggaagagaagaggaactggTCTTTCGACCCGAAGGAGACCAACCAGGAGGTCAAGGAGATccacgccgccatcctcgagctgaaggaggaggggatgaTGGTGGACGATCT GTTCGCCCTTCAAGGGGATGAAGACGGGAAATCCCCGGACAAATGCTTTGTGGCCCCGCGCCTGACCATCGACCATGAAGATCCAGACTCGGAGGACTTCATGCCGATCTTTCATGCCGGCCCTCGCA CCGACTCGGGCGAGCGTGCCGCTGAGGCGTCGGaaccggctgctgctgcggcgccggTTCGAGAGAAACGCGCAGTTGCAAAGTGCCCTGCCGAGAAAGATCTTTCGCAGAacgtgaagcggaagaaaattGCGGCACGTGGTCCTAAGCCGAAACCTCTGATCGACGG GGAGGCTTTAACGGCCACACAATCTCGGACATGTATCGCGTCCGAGATCCCGGCGGCTCCCACTTCCCGCGCTGAGGTTTCAAACCCGGCCACGGGTGAAAACGAGACCGCCGCGGATCCGACAACCCCCGCCCGGGAAGTTGGCCCAAGTGCTGACGCCACGGTCGTCGGGCAAACCGAGACCCCCCAGACCGAGACTCCTGCGGCCGGGGTCTTGGCAACCGAGGCCGCTACTGAGGCTGCTCCTACATCGGCCGTAGTCGAGACGCCGACGGAGCTGCCAGTTTTGGAGACGCCGCAACAACCGGCGGCGGGTCCTCAAGGACCCCAAGGGCCGCAGCCGACGCCAacaccacctccgcctccgtcGCGGCCGGTGGACGCCCGACCTGCAGCTGCCcgggccaagaaggccaaagGCCTTGCTGCAACTGCAGAGTTGGCAGCTCAGGGTTCCGCTGCGCCGCGTCCTTCTGGCAGGCCGCAGGAAATGCCCCTTCGGACGACCAGCGGGCACAGCTGGGCGTCGTTGGGCCAGTCCgtcatggactggaacagcgccGACCACTACGAG TTCTGCATGAACAAGCGCACCGCCGCCTTCAAAACTTTGTTAACAAAGTACAAGAAATTGGAGACGGAGCACAAGGCGTTGAAGGCTAAGCGCGAGAGCCAGG CCGGGGACAACGCTCAAGTAGCAGAGCTGCTAAAACGCTTCGCCGAGGTTCAAG atgagaagactcggctggCCGAGCAGCATCGGGAAGAAATTACCCGGCTGCAGGCGCAGATCGCGGCTCAGGCCGAGGCGCACAAGACCGAGGTGAGCcaactcacctcggccctctcttcCCAGGCCGATGAGAAAATCCGCCTGGAAAGCGAGGTGAAGAAGGGCAAAGACCTAGCTGCCCAGCTTGAGACCCGTGCTACTGCCGTGGAGTTGGAGGACGCCGAGAAGACCGCATTGTTCAAGGTCGTCCGGCATGAACTCATCAAAATTGACAACATGCTGACGA AGTTCTTCCCCACATCCCTCGAGCATGCTCAAGAGACCGTGAAGGTCGCCCGTCGGAAGAGGGatccggcagcagcggcgggggaGCCGTTCGA GGAGcgggcctactccttcatccagtatGCCGACGTGCATATGTTTGTGGAGGGCCCAACCTCTGAAACTGACGCCGAGATGACcgacggggaagaagaagaggctgcAGCCGAGGAAGATGCTGTGGAGTCGGCCTCCACCGGAAATGTTGCGCCGAGTTCCGGCACCAACCCCTCCGTCTCTTCTTAG